In Chitinophagaceae bacterium, the genomic window AAAAGCTGATGGAAAAATTTGGTTTTGATGTGTATAAGGAAAATTTGAAAAGACTGATGCATATTTGATAACTTAAAAATTGAAAAGGAAAGAATATTACTTTGTACTTTATTTTATTTAGATAAATAAATAAAATGCGATTTCACTACCCAATTCAATATACGTAACGCATTGCGCTAACCCCTTCACAACTTAAACTTCTTAAACCCCATAAAAAAGAATGCCTCCCGAAGCAACCATACCTAAAGATGAATGGGACCTGGTAGTAGAACCCAAATCATCTCTTTTTAGCCTTAACTTTAAGGAAGTATGGCGCTATAAGGATTTACTGTTGCTGATGGTGCGGCGTGACTTTGTAGCTTATTACAAGCAAACCATCCTCGGGCCTATCTGGTTTTTCCTGCAACCCCTGCTTACCACGGCAATGTATTTTCTCATTTTTTTTAAAGTGGCCAAATTATCTACAGATGATGTGCCGCCAATGTTGTTTTACCTTGCAGGCGTAACCGTATGGAATTATTTTTCAGAGTCATTAACCAAAACCTCCGATACTTTTATAGCCAACGCAGCCATTTTTGGCAAAGTATATTTTCCCAGGCTGGTAATTCCTATTTCTATTGTGGTTTCCAACCTCATGCGCCTGGGCATTCAGTTTATGCTCTTTCTGGTATTTTGGGTGTATTATTTACTGGCCACAAACGCTATACATCCGCATTGGGATGCAATGCTGCTTTTGCCCATTTTAATTTTGCTTATGGCATGCCTTTCGCTGGGCTTGGGTATTATATTTTCGTCACTCACCACAAAGTACCGTGACCTCAGATTTCTGCTGGGTTTTGGCATTCAACTCATGATGTTTGCCACACCTGTTGTGTACCCGCTTAGCCTTGCATCGGAAAAATACAAATGGCTGCTGGTAGCAAACCCGTTTACCGCTATTATAGAAACTTTTCGTTACGCATTTTTGGGCAAGGGTGAATTTAACTGGATGTACCTGGGCTATAGCGCACTCGTAACCATTATTATTTTATTAATAGGTACATTAATTTTTAATAAGGTAGAAAAAACATTTATGGATACCGTATAATATGGCAGAAACAGTAATAGAAATACACAAGCTTTCAAAACTCTACAGGCTTGGCCAGGTAGGCAGCGGTACTTTACGAAACGACCTGCACCGGTGGTGGCAAATGGCAAGGGGAAAAGAAGACCCATTTTTAAAACTTGGCCAGGAGAATATAAGAGATCAAAAAGGAAGTGAATTTGTGTGGGCGCTAAAAGATATAAGTTTTGAAGTATGCAAAGGTGAAGTGCTGGGCATTATTGGTAAAAACGGCGCCGGCAAATCTACTTTATTAAAAATATTATCGAGGGTTACTTCTCCTACCACTGGATATTTTAAAGCCAAAGGCCGCATTGCCTCTTTGCTGGAAGTAGGCACAGGTTTTCACCCCGAGCTGAGCGGCAGAGACAATATTTTTTTAAACGGAGCCATACTGGGCATGACGAAGAATGAAATAAAACGCAAGTTTGATGCCATTGTAGATTTTGCCGGCGTGGAACGCTATATAGATACGCCAGTAAAGCGTTACAGTAGCGGAATGTACGTGCGGCTTGCATTTGCCGTAGCCGCATATTTGGAAAGTGAAATTTTAATTGTAGATGAAGTACTGGCCGTAGGCGATATGGAATTTCAAAAAAAATGTATTGGCAAAATGAGCGAAGTGAGCGAAAGTGAAGGCCGTACCGTTTTATTTGTGAGCCATAATATGGGCACTCTTATTTCGCTTTGCAAGCATGGCATCATTATGCAAAACGGCACCGTGGTTTATAACGGCTCCATGCAGGATGCTATTTCAAATTATTCCGCCATGCAGGCAACAACAGGCGAAGACTCGCCGTACCTTGATTGCAGTAAGTATACAAACCCTGAAATAAGTCTCAACTTTTTGCAAATAAAGGGCCAAGATAATAAGCTGTCCAATAATTTCCTGTCGGATAGTGCTGTGCTTGTTGAATTGAATTATCAACTATCATCTACGGTAAATAACCTGCGTATCATTATTGCATTAAAAACAATAGAAGGGTTTAATATTTTTGAAACCGCTGATGTATTGGCTGCTGGCAGAGGAGTAAGACAGCAAGGTTGTTTTTCCAGTATTTTAAAAATACCTGCTCACTTTTTAAATGTGGGTAAATATATAATTGAAGTAACGGTTGATAAACCTGGCGAAAAAGAACTGTTTGGCTCAATTCTTTTGGGTTTTAATATTACTGAATTGATGGAATGCCAAATCGGAATTACCATGAGCAGGCCAATGGGTGTGATACATCCAAAACTGGATTGGCAAATAATTCAAAACCAGTAATGGAGGATA contains:
- a CDS encoding ABC transporter permease, which codes for MPKDEWDLVVEPKSSLFSLNFKEVWRYKDLLLLMVRRDFVAYYKQTILGPIWFFLQPLLTTAMYFLIFFKVAKLSTDDVPPMLFYLAGVTVWNYFSESLTKTSDTFIANAAIFGKVYFPRLVIPISIVVSNLMRLGIQFMLFLVFWVYYLLATNAIHPHWDAMLLLPILILLMACLSLGLGIIFSSLTTKYRDLRFLLGFGIQLMMFATPVVYPLSLASEKYKWLLVANPFTAIIETFRYAFLGKGEFNWMYLGYSALVTIIILLIGTLIFNKVEKTFMDTV
- a CDS encoding ATP-binding cassette domain-containing protein, encoding MAETVIEIHKLSKLYRLGQVGSGTLRNDLHRWWQMARGKEDPFLKLGQENIRDQKGSEFVWALKDISFEVCKGEVLGIIGKNGAGKSTLLKILSRVTSPTTGYFKAKGRIASLLEVGTGFHPELSGRDNIFLNGAILGMTKNEIKRKFDAIVDFAGVERYIDTPVKRYSSGMYVRLAFAVAAYLESEILIVDEVLAVGDMEFQKKCIGKMSEVSESEGRTVLFVSHNMGTLISLCKHGIIMQNGTVVYNGSMQDAISNYSAMQATTGEDSPYLDCSKYTNPEISLNFLQIKGQDNKLSNNFLSDSAVLVELNYQLSSTVNNLRIIIALKTIEGFNIFETADVLAAGRGVRQQGCFSSILKIPAHFLNVGKYIIEVTVDKPGEKELFGSILLGFNITELMECQIGITMSRPMGVIHPKLDWQIIQNQ